In a genomic window of Coregonus clupeaformis isolate EN_2021a chromosome 27, ASM2061545v1, whole genome shotgun sequence:
- the atp6v1g1 gene encoding V-type proton ATPase subunit G 1, producing MASQSQGIQQLLQAEKRAAEKVAEARKRKNRRLKQAKEEAQAEIEQYRTQREKEFKTKEAAALGSHGNSAVEVDKETVGKMGSIQTSYQRNREGVLGNLLKMVCDIKPEIHANYRFSG from the exons ATGGCTAGCCAGTCCCAGGGTATTCAGCAGCTACTGCAAGCTGAAAAACGAGCTGCAGAAAAGGTAGCAGAAGCACGTAAAC GTAAGAACCGTAGGCTGAAGCAGGCcaaggaggaagcccaggcagaGATTGAGCAGTACCGTACGCAGAGGGAGAAGGAGTTTAAGACCAAGGAGGCTGCG GCTCTTGGATCCCATGGTAACTCTGCTGTGGAGGTGGACAAAGAGACCGTGGGCAAGATGGGCAGCATCCAGACTAGCTACCAGCGGAACCGTGAAGGGGTGCTGGGCAATCTGCTGAAGATGGTGTGTGACATCAAGCCAGAGATCCATGCCAATTACCGTTTTTCTGGTTAG